The stretch of DNA atctatatctatatatctatacaaaaataaaaagagagagtTGCGGAGATGCAACAAATCTCACATGTTCAATTGTATCTATCCAGCGTCTATGTCCGTCCGATGTTTTAGCATTAAATATGTTTAGCACTAACACATTTAGCACCTTTCACTAGTTAATATCATGTCCAATATCAACGTTAGTGTTAACCGAGTAATTATATACCCTACTAAATATCTTGACTATATATTAATGTGTAATACAATTAATACCTTGCATAATATCAACATGCATTGCACATACACAATTTACTAGTGGCAACAAAGCATGAAGATCATTCCCGTATGTCAGTGAACCAGGAAAGGCAGTCCAGAAAAACATGCATGTATACCCACTAGTACTAATTATGACTCATAACTAACAACAGTTTATACAATTAATTCCAAATCAAACACATGCCTAAAACAATCAAGTCGGCACGCATGCATGTAATTACCGCCACCCTAATTTTTTTCTTTTACTTccctccttttttttcttttctttgcgAGGGTGTTACTTTTGCCTTACCTCCGGTATACAATGTGAATGCATGCATCTATCCCTATGTCTAGATGAATCTCCAATGAGTAAATCGTGAGACACCACTAGCAAATATCGCGTAGCTGGCTATTTAGTCTTCACCTTCATAATAACTTAACTTGTGTAAGCTTCAAAACATAAGCAAGATTTACTAGTTGTTGGCACAATGCAATAACAAGAGTTTAACAGTTAACCAAACGACAACTCATGCAAAAGTTGTCAATCAAAAGAGCTATAAAACTTTTCATTTGAAAACCTCAATTGCAACCTTGTGGCCCAAGATTTCGATGCAACCCAGCTAACCAAATGGGCCAAAAATGCATCCTAAaggcctgggggggggggggggggggggggggggggggatgcaACACATCGGAAGTGCATGCAACTTCTATTTATGTGCAGACAATGACACACTACGAGATTGTGCGCGCGCCCAACATTTCACCGGCACCCGTTGGCCTTACCCATAAGTGGCATTTTTCCGTTGACAAACCTAATTGTTTGGTAGGGTATTGGGAAACATTGAAAACTTGTTTAGGTGAACACCAGTCATAATGTACATCCAATAGTGGGATTGGTGTGTGTGGTTGTCCCTCTAAAACCACCATTTGGGGGCTATCTATTTAGAAGTTGATCGATTTCAGTTTGTTATCAATCAATTTTTTGCACCATACAAACAACGACACATGCCACTATCAAGTTGATTGATTTTAAGTTCGGTATCAATCAAAATTTTGCACCATACATACAATGACACATAACATTATAATTAAAAACCCACTTTACATGATTTTGAAACCTCAATTGCAGCCTTTCTTGGTATGATTCGCCCACTTCAAAACTTGTAAAAACAAATGTAATAGGCTTGCTTGCACTAGATAAAGATTTTACACAAAAACACATAAAACTTTACACCAGGAACTTACTATTGTATGCATGGGAAAATTACAGCAAGAACTGTATGCCATTTTACAACTATAAAGATATTGCATCATAGTTGCATAGCATTTCACATACATTTGCAAAGTTATTTTAATGATGCATATTTGTTTATATAAAAAAAGCAAATCAAGCAATTAAGCCACAATCTAAAATGCTTCATGAAGTCAAAATAAAATAGAATACAATATGTGCACGCCACTATTGCCAACAACGAAGGGAGATCATTCTCGTAAGTCACTGAACCAAGAAATGCAGTCCAGAAAAAAGGTGCATGCATACCCACCGGTACTAATTATGACTCGTAACTAACAACAATTGATACAATCAATTTCCAAATCAAACACGTGCCGGAAACGATCAAGTCGGCGCGCACGCATGTAGTTACCATCATCCTAAAAAAAATTATGTCCcgcctttttcttttctttggagGGTGTTACTTCCGCCTTTCTCGACTAATCTTCAATGAGGAAGCGAGACATCGCTGTTAAATATTGCTTGACTGTCTATTCAAGCTTCACCTTTATGATAATAATAATTATTTAAGCTTAAAAAAGAAGCAAGATTTACTATCCGTTAGCGCACCACAACAAGGGTTTACAAGTTAACGGAATGACAACATATGCAGAAGCTGGCAGTGGGAGCGTTATAAAAGCTTTCGGTTCAAAACCTCAATTGCCGCCATGCAGGACAAGATTTTGGTGTAGCCCAGCTAATCAAATGGGCCAAAAAGGTATCCCAAGGTGCAGGTAACGCAACACATCGGAAGTGTATGAAACTGCTATTTACATGCCCATCCTTTCACGTGCTCACAGTGGCCTTAGCTATAAATGACGATCTCCCATCGCCAAGCATAATCGTCTGGTAGGGTATTGGCAAACGTTGAAAACTAGTTTAGGTGAGTACTAGTTACATCCAATGGTGGGTTGGGGTGTCCCTCTAAAACCACCATTTGGGGGTTATCTATTTAGAAGTTGACTAATTTTCAGTTTGTTGTCAATCATTTTATTTTTTTGCACCAGACAAACAACTACACATGCCACTTGTAAGTTGATTGATTTTCAATTCGGCATCAATCAAAATTTTGCACCATACATACAACGACAGATGACGTTATTATAACTAAAAGACCCACTTTACGTGATTTCAAAACCTCAATTACAGCCTTGCTTGGTATGATTTACCTGTTTTAGCACTGGTAAAAACAATATAATGTACTACTTCTGCTAGATAAAGATTTTACAGAATAACACATAAGAAATTACACCAGGAACTTACTATTGTCTGTATATATGGGAAAATTATAGTAGGAACCGCAGTAGCATTTTACGACCATAAAGATTTTAGGTGTTGCTAGGTCTCAGTCGGCTAAGATTTAACAAAGTCTCAATCATGTGACATATCATGAAAAAAtaaaatctgaaaagaaaattttgcacggatctCGAAGTATGATCTAACGAATATAGCGCCGACTGAGACATAACAAAGTCTAAGTCGACTGAGACTTAGCAAGATCGAAAGATTTTGTATCATAGTTGCATAGCATTTCACATGCAATTGCCTAGTTCTTTTAATGACGTTTATTTCTTTATATAAATGAGCAAGTTGAGCAATTAAGCCACCATCCAAAATGCGTTCATGAagtcaaaaataaataaaataagtACGTGCATGCCACTAATGACAACAACAAAGGGAGATCATTCCCGTACGTCGAAAAGCTGTCCAGAAAAAGATGCATGCGTACCACTAGTACTAATTAATACTTTTTTAAAAAAAGTACTAATTAATACTCGTAACTGTAACAACGATTGATACAATTAATATCCAAATCAAACACACGAGGAAAACGGTCAAGTCCGCATGCACGCATGTAACTATTTTTACCCTTTTTTTCTAAATTTTCTTTGGACCTGATAAGTGTAATATGTGTGACACAAACATATGGCAACTTCAAATGTTTTTTATGACAAGTTAGTGACGTGAGGATagcaaatttgttttttttttagAAATGAGGATAGCAAATTTAGTTGTCAAGCATGACAACTTTTTTTCGGATGGCAGTTTCAGtttctttttgattttttttttgatgGCAACTTTAGTTGTAATAAAAAAGTCAGGGTCGGAGTACTTCGTGCCTCACATGTGATATTTATCAGTTTGGATTTTTTttacagttttgctaaagcacatctagatgtgccataagtattgcaaatctaagtcatatgtcattgatcttacattaagattcgtgtgaatattttctttctctttttttttctctttatGATTGATTCACttacttagatgtgcaataactagagcacatctagatgtacCTTAGACACACTCTTTGTTTTACTTCCccctttctttttctttgcaAGGGTGTTACTTCCGCCTTACTTCCGGTATACAATACAAATCCATGCATCTATCCGCATGTCCGGATGAATCTTCAATGAGGAAAGCGCGAGACACCACTGTCATATATCGCCGGCTGGCTACACAATCTTCACCTTCATGATAACATGAATTATTTAATAAGCTTCAAAAAGGTAGCAAGATTACTAGCGGTTGGCGAGCCACAAGATTTACAAGAGCTTTGCAGTGAACCAAACGACAACATATGCAAAAACTGCCAGCGGAGAGAGTTATAACACCTTTCATTTCAAAATAGTAATTACTCGGTGCTAAGAACTAGACATATTGGATGCTGTTTTTATTCTTCTTAAAATCAGCTAAGAATTGAGTCGAGACTATGGCTACTCAATTGCTGGCTAGAGAGTAGGCTAGCTAGGTGGCGCTTGTCTGATAGACTACCCTGGTCAGGTGCACCGCACGTACACAAAATTAAGAGTTAGTGGGATTCGATCGACCGGCCGGCCGGTGCAATGGACTTGACCGCCAACGCTAATTTGGACCCGAAAAGCTCTTCAACTGGATTTTGGGTGTACTCCACTGTTGCGGATTTGAGCGCCGTTGTCTCGTTGTCATCACATGTACGTAGTATTGTTTTCTTCAATTTCGCGTATCTGAGCCCGATGTTTATACGTACGTAGTATTATTTTCTCGCCAGAGCACCGATGTCTCGTTGTCATTACAACAGTGGAGTACTACACCCAAAATCCAGCTGACGAAGATCGTGATGGACCGGCCGATCGATCGGACGGCGAGGAACGTACATAGATGGATACATATACTTATCCTGTACGATCGTGGATGGCCGTGGCTATGCAATGGCGGCGCTGCGCGCCGGCCTGTGGCAACCGCCGGCGTACTGCAGCCAATTAAACGACGCACGCCGGCCGGGGCCATCCATCGGCGGCCACAACGGTCCAGATGAATGATCCAAAGGCCACATTTAAGTCTCCTCTTGACTAGCCAGGCCGGCCGTTGCTTCTCCGGACTGCCCGGCCGCCCGCCCGCCCGGCCGGTCCACGTCGGGGATAATCCGAAAGCGCACGCGCACGTACGCCCCCATCACGGGCGCCACAGCGATCAAATCGCCATGTGACTAGCTGACGCGACGCGACACCATCGGAACCTTCACCGTACGTACCCGCCGCGTGAAGCATCCATGAAGCTCGCCGGCCGTTCGTGGCTAGTATAAATCGCGGGCCATGCCGCGGGGAATTCCGTCAAAGCAGTTAGCTCAGGCCCACCGCCGCCCACCACTAACGTAGCACGCTAGTACGTAGCTCGTCTGTGCACTGCACTCATGGCAGCTTCGCTGGGACTTACCGGCCATGAGACCAGCTACCCGGCCCACCCGGCGGCCTCCTCCTTGTACAACTTCCAAGCCGGTGATCCCTTCGCGGCAGCGGCGGGCGGTGCCGCGGAGCTGAGCTTCCCGGAGCTCGTGGACGCCGCTCGGCCCTCCGACTACTCGCTGCTTCCGGCGTTCGGCGCCGCTGGAGGCGAGGCGATGAACATGTACGAGCGGAGTGTCGTCTTCCCTATGACGACCTCCTACTACTGCGACGGCGCCGGGATGTTCGACGGCGACGCTTCGGcgagggcgagaggaggagggaTCGGTGCTATGGCGGGGCGGCCGTCGGGGAGGATCGGGTTCCGGACTCGGTCGGAGGTGGAGGTGCTAGACGACGGGTTTCGGTGGAGGAAGTACGGCAAGAAGGCGGTGAAGAGCAGCCCCAACCTGCGCAACTACTACCGGTGCTCCGCCGAGGGGTGCGGGGTGAAGAAGCGGGTCGAGCGCGACCGCGACGACCCGCACTACGTCCTCACCACCTACGACGGCGTCCACAACCACGTCACCCCCGGCAGCACGCCGAGGGCGTCCCCGGCGTACTCGGCGCCGGCGGCACCCGCTTGGACCTGGAGCGAGCTgcatgcggcggcggcgggggctcACTCCTCGGAGTCCTACTGAACTGAGCTACTGATCGATCAGTACGAGTACGTAGCTGTGGTTAGTTTTATGATCGATTACGGTTCAGAAATCTCACGGATGCATGTATACGATTTGTTGCCTTGATGGTGGTGTGCCTGCCGTCACCGAATAATTCGGTCGCTTCCACGGCCATTGTGCACGGTGGAAACGCCGATCGACGGCATGCAGTATCTATCtgtaaaaagaaaataaattggTGCACGAACAGGTTAACAAACGCACATACGTACGGCAATCATTCATTGGCAAGTTGGTAGGCTCCACATACCACAATACTAATCCGTCCATCCTTTCAGATCCTCTTAAAATAATGTAGTTCTACGAGGTTTTGTACTGTAAACGAGTTGAGTTCGAGTGAGCTGAACTAGCTATGCTCGGCACTAATATTCGAGCGACTTCAAACAAATCGAAGCTCAAGGTCGAGCTATAAAAGTGGCCCAGCTTGTAATGATCCCAAGTTGATTTTAAACTAGTTTCGGCTAAATAACTTTTTTTTACTAATTTTAGATAATTTTTCGAACTAGATAGGACACAACACAACATAGGAAACCAATATAAAATATTATTCCAATCAAAATGATGATAATATAATTTTTTTCAAGGTAGTTTGTTTTATTCTCTCTCAATTGAAGACTGGTACTACTTAATAGCAAAAGATCGTGGATGAGCTAACAAGAGAGAAAACAAAGGTGCATCTGCTCTCAAACCTTGGCAACAAATAACAGGATAGCTAACACATTGGCCATGTATCATCTTGTTGTGGCCTAAATTTTCTCCAGCTTAATTAAGATTCAATGTTTGCTAGTAGATAAAATGAAGAAAATCATACACAAACACAACATATATGATACACCCTCCGTCCCATATTAGTTGTAGATGAAATGGATATATGTATCTAGATGCATTTCAGTGCTAGATACATCAGTTTAAACAACAACTGATATGGAATGGAACGAGTAATGAATTATCTTATTTCCATATAATATATATATCAACCAAAAATTGAGCGAATCAATGTTGGCTCAATATCAGCTCATTTTTCAATCAAGCTACGTAAAATACTCATGCTTAGCTTATTTCCTTTTAAGTCGGTCTTGAGTCGAGCCGAAAGACATATCAATATCAAGTGGCTCACAGTCTCGATGATTTCTTAGAAGCCTAGTGGACGGCGAACCGCATATATTATGCCATAGCAAGAACATAGTCTAGAAACAGGCCAAATTTCTTTTCTGATACAAATTTTTTGACTAGTCTTTTGTTTCTTGACCAGAAATTTGACTAACTTTGGGGGCACGAAACTCTGAAAAGATGACCAATTACTACTGGAATTCAAAGAGGGTCCTTAGCTAGCTTCGACCTAGGAATTAGCCGTTCTGTTCCTCCAAACAGATTTTCTACTATCTGTTTAGACTAGAAAGTGAGTAATTTTGGAGGCACAAAACTGTGAACTTCTTTTTGTGGGGTAAAAAAACTGTGAACTGATGTTTGACAATTACTATACACGTGTGTGCATGTTTTTCGGATGCACGTGTTTGCCCTCGCAGTCCAGGGATTAGGCCATACTTACTGTTTTTATAGAAATCATAATGATTGGATCAGGAGTGCCGGAGTGCGATGAGAATTTTTTTTCCCGCTGCAACACATGGGCCATTTTTCTAGTCAAGATTAAAGGCTGGTCTATATTGAGCCTAGATTTTTTTAGCCACATATTGACCCTAGATATGGGAGTCCCTAGTCAGCGCCTTAAGCGCCCTACTAGCCAACTGACCCACAAGTGTTGCTCCCGTGGGCCGGCCCAAGAACTAGCTCGTTTTCCCTGGCTCGCTCGGTTGACTTGCTTGATCTGTTCCCTGCTGTTCATCCATTGACTAGCTAAACAGTTGacttttccaaaaaaaatcatgaaattaaaaaaaacatgaattttaaaaagttcataAATTCAAGAAGTTTGCGAATctgaaaaagttcatcaattttaaAAAGTACGTGAATTTGAAAAGGTTCACAAAATTTGAAAATAAGTACATAAATTTCATAGAAGTTCTGAAATTGAAAAAGTTCATGaaaattttaaaaagttcatcaatttttcaaaaaaatcatcaaatttTTAAATCAGTTTCACAAtttttcaaaaaaagttcataaattttcaaaaaaaaatcactgatttttagaaaaagttcacaagtttgaaaaaagttcatcgattttgaaagaaaggttcatgaattttttttaaaagttCAACCATTTTGACAAAAAAAATCAGTAATTATGTAAAATTCAGAATTTGgaaaaaaaatgtaaaattgAAAAGAGTTTGTGGATATGAAAATAGTATGAATTGAAAAAAGTATCACACATTtttaaaaagaaataaaaataaaaaagaaaggaaaaaccATATAAGAACCAACCAGCGAATTGGGAAACCCGGTTTGGGATACGAAGAGAAGAAAGGAGAAAAGAGTTGTAATTATTCACAAGAAGGTTTTTTCAGACATAATTATTCACAAGAAGTGAGCTGGACTGGTTGGTTATCGCAGCTTCTATCGCACGAGCAGGTCGCTCGTTCGAATCACTTCTGGCTCACGGTTAACATGAAAAAGAAGGGGGGAATGGGTCAACCCAAGAACCTGATCACCTCGGCCCATTAactggccaagatatatatggcCTATTAGTTTATTTTTAGGATTACCTTTGGCCTATTAGTGATCCAGAAGCCCTTTTGTTATGCAGGTTTTTTAGGACAGATAGCGGCCTAAGTTAGTCTAGGGCCACTAGCGGGCCAGGTTTGTACGTGCCTTTTAGCGGTCCAAGTACCGCTAATAAATGGTCCAAGTTTGCCTCCATACACATTAGCAACCTATCATACCAATGGAGATGATGCAATGAATTATCTTAAAGATTGCAATTAATTAGTTTTTCGTAATCTGGAAAACAAATAATTTGTGTTATAGCTATGTATTGCTTACATATATACATCTCATAGTTCATACACACACATCACAGAACATGTATACTAACAGAATCACCATTTAAATTCTGTTTTTTAGAATGGATTGCCCTTGGATTTAGATAGCAGAAGCCACAACGTTTGTTTCATCTCCGTGTGCTTTGTTTTGTCTTTGCGTGCTTCTTTCTGACTTATTTCATCTCTTGTTTGACTTTGGTGAGGAGTGCATTTGATTACTCTATTTTTTTCCTCGAGATGTCGACTACATCTCACAATGCACTTAATGCTCTTCTTTCTGCCAATAGTAGACCCTCAAGAACTTAACACATGGTTACTTCAACTGCCCTTATTGTACTTCGACATCATGTGGGAATGTGGACGTGGCACTACTCGCACAAATTGATCTTTGGGTTGACCGTTGTGCCCTAGTTTGAACTACATCATGAAAAATTTCAGGTAGTGGACATGAGTAGGGAAAATGAAAGTTACAGCAATGACCCAGATAATGATTGGATTATTTTTACATGGTAAATTATGCATGAATTATTTTGCATATTGAAACTATACTTGAAGAACATGAAAATCTATATTTCATGACTTGAACTTGCAGTAACTGAAGACTAATTAAAAATCTATTGAAGATGATAGTCAGTGTACCACGAGTATATACAAATATCTCTTTTTCATCATTGTAAGGAGCATGATATGACAAAAAGGACAACCACTTTGTAGGCAACTTCGCAGCACCAATTATTATATTTTGAGAAAACATTTGATATCTCTTGAAAGGAGCACTTTAACATTGTGTACCTCATACAAACTAACAAGACTGTCCTACAACAGAATTGTAACACTCTTAAGGAGTCTAATGAAGTGTACATGCATTTCTTTATGATGTCCATGAGTTCTGGAACTCCATTACAACAGGTGGAAAATTATATCTTAACTCACACTTTACTTCCCCATTTGGTAATCAACCCCACCTAGAATGACTGGGGGGTGGGGCCACCGCCCATTGAGGCAACCTGGGGTAAATCATCAAAGCCCTAGTATAGTGTGGAAAATAATCTAATTCCCCAGCAACAAGTAGCACTTTATTAATTGGCCAACTCAGTTTGAGACTGAAAACAAGCAATTGAAGCAAATAGTTCAGCTATGGCTCAGAAAAACAAGCAATTGAACTCGTGTACGCGAAAAATCTTTCGCACCTGGATTACACATCGAGAAAACAAGCATACATGGATGCCTCAAGCACACCATTGGCCTAATGATATTTAACCATGTGGTATCTCTGCCTTTTAATGAAATGACCAATTAAACATCGCGTGCCACATATAATAAACTAGTTGGCCGTTTTCTAATGATCCTAAAAATGAAAATGATAGGGAGTCTATGAAGTGCAAAATCATTCATTAGTGCCACATATAACTCTTGGATCCACAATACAACACGCGTGATTGTTGGCCCGTTGGCCAACTTAGTTAGATCTTGACAAACAAGCATTTGAACCAAACAATTTAGTCAAACAAGCAAGTGAATTGTGTGCACTTGTCTACACTACAGTACTTGCCGAGAACCATCGACAAGCATGCCGCCATACACACCACATGTCATAGTAATTTAAATGAAGTGAATTACTGTAGCCCGATGTATAGACTCATTGTAGCTCTTTTTGTTGCAACATTCTTTGAAGATGTCCCTGATATCCCATACAAGTAAATATACTCCTTGTAGTTCATTGTTCCAACTATACATTTGTCACGGTTAATTTTAATCTCATATAATGGCTCGAATGAATTACTGATATATTGTATACAACAGTACAAGAAGGGTGCATGCTTAATGGGCGTGCTTCACTCTCGGATTTTGCTACTTCCAGGTGGCAACTCCAAGAGAAAAATTAGTTTGCTAGTTCTAGTTGCCAGCTCTATAATAAGTAATAACAACCAATTAATCTGGCAACTTAGGAAGATCTAGAACGCACATAAAG from Triticum urartu cultivar G1812 chromosome 3, Tu2.1, whole genome shotgun sequence encodes:
- the LOC125548004 gene encoding probable WRKY transcription factor 51, which encodes MAASLGLTGHETSYPAHPAASSLYNFQAGDPFAAAAGGAAELSFPELVDAARPSDYSLLPAFGAAGGEAMNMYERSVVFPMTTSYYCDGAGMFDGDASARARGGGIGAMAGRPSGRIGFRTRSEVEVLDDGFRWRKYGKKAVKSSPNLRNYYRCSAEGCGVKKRVERDRDDPHYVLTTYDGVHNHVTPGSTPRASPAYSAPAAPAWTWSELHAAAAGAHSSESY